A genomic region of Lonchura striata isolate bLonStr1 chromosome 8, bLonStr1.mat, whole genome shotgun sequence contains the following coding sequences:
- the STEAP3 gene encoding metalloreductase STEAP3 isoform X2, translating into MSRGDMAKPLLGHGSREGDCSPPPPAGRTVGVLGSGDFARSLAVRLVSSGFRVVVGSRNPKRKASLFPAAAEVTFQAEAVKKADVIFVAIFREHYSTLCDLADVLVGKILVDVSNNTEINHHKESNAEYLASLFPACTVVKAFNVVSAWTLQSGARDGNKQVLICSNNQEAKRTIAEIAQIMGFTPVDMGCMSSACEIENIPLRLLPAWKIPIFLALGLFLCFFTYNLIRQVIHPYIREQKNKLYKIPIEVVNTTLPCVSYVMLSLVYLPGVLAACSQLYYGTKYRRFPDWLDQWLQHRKQIGLLSFFCAALHAVYSLCLPMRRSHRYLLIETAVKQSSLGFIALVISTLHTLTYGWSRAFDENQYKFYLPPTYTLTLLVPCTVIIAKVIFSLPCIQHRLLRIRRGWEKGRYVKFVLPSATGEFSSGETSSNV; encoded by the exons ATGTCCAGAGGAGACATGGCCAAACCTCTGCTGGGccatgggagcagggagggtgactgcagcccgccgccgccggccggcCGCACCGTGGGCGTGCTGGGCAGCGGGGACTTCGCGCGCTCCTTGGCCGTGCGCCTGGTGAGCTCCGGCTTCAGGGTGGTGGTCGGCAGCCGCAACCCGAAGCGGAAGGCCAGCCtgttccctgctgcagcagaggtCACCTTCCAGGCCGAGGCCGTGAAGAAGGCGGATGTCATCTTCGTGGCGATTTTCAGGGAACACTACTCCACCCTCTGTGACCTGGCTGATGTGCTGGTGGGCAAGATCCTGGTGGATGTCAGCAACAACACGGAGATCAACCATCACAAAGAATCCAACGCGGAGTACTTGGCCTCCCTGTTCCCAGCCTGCACCGTGGTGAAGGCTTTTAATGTGGTTTCTGCCTGGACGCTGCAGTCGGGTGCCAGGGATGGAAATAAGCAG GTTCTGATCTGCTCAAATAACCAAGAAGCCAAGCGCACCATAGCAGAAATTGCTCAAATCATGGGATTCACCCCTGTGGACATGGGCTGCATGTCGTCAGCCTGCGAGATCGAGAACATTCCCCTGCGCCTCTTGCCAGCCTGGAAAATCCCCATCTTTTTGGCTCTGGggctttttctttgcttcttcaCCTACAACCTGATCCGGCAGGTCATCCACCCTTACATCAGGGAGCAGAAGAACAAGCTGTACAAGATCCCCATCGAGGTGGTCAACACCACGCTGCCGTGCGTGTCCTACGTCATGCTGTCTCTCGTCTACCTGCCCGGGGTGCTGGcagcctgctcccagctctACTACGGCACCAAGTACCGGCGCTTCCCAGACTGGCTGGACCAGTGGCTCCAGCACCGAAAGCAGATTGGTCTCCTCAGCTTCTTCTGCGCAGCCCTGCACGCCGtgtacagcctgtgcctgcccATGCGCCGCTCCCACCGGTACCTGTTGATCGAGACGGCCGTCAAGCAG tCCTCCCTAGGATTTATTGCCTTGGTGATCAGCACTCTGCACACGCTCACCTACGGCTGGTCGAGGGCCTTCGATGAGAACCAGTACAAATTCTACCTGCCCCCAACCTACACCCTCACCCTGCTCGTGCCATGCACTGTGATCATAGCCAAAGTCATCTTCAGTTTGCCCTGCATCCAGCACAGACTTCTGCGAatcaggaggggctgggagaaggGCAGATACGTCAAATTTGTTCTGCCCAGTGCAACGGGGGAATTCTCAAGTGGGGAGACCTCCAGTAATGTCTAA
- the STEAP3 gene encoding metalloreductase STEAP3 isoform X1 gives MSRGDMAKPLLGHGSREGDCSPPPPAGRTVGVLGSGDFARSLAVRLVSSGFRVVVGSRNPKRKASLFPAAAEVTFQAEAVKKADVIFVAIFREHYSTLCDLADVLVGKILVDVSNNTEINHHKESNAEYLASLFPACTVVKAFNVVSAWTLQSGARDGNKQVLICSNNQEAKRTIAEIAQIMGFTPVDMGCMSSACEIENIPLRLLPAWKIPIFLALGLFLCFFTYNLIRQVIHPYIREQKNKLYKIPIEVVNTTLPCVSYVMLSLVYLPGVLAACSQLYYGTKYRRFPDWLDQWLQHRKQIGLLSFFCAALHAVYSLCLPMRRSHRYLLIETAVKQAVEKKMTIWVEEEVWRMEIYISVGIIALGLLSLLAITSLPSIANSLNWREFSFIQSSLGFIALVISTLHTLTYGWSRAFDENQYKFYLPPTYTLTLLVPCTVIIAKVIFSLPCIQHRLLRIRRGWEKGRYVKFVLPSATGEFSSGETSSNV, from the exons ATGTCCAGAGGAGACATGGCCAAACCTCTGCTGGGccatgggagcagggagggtgactgcagcccgccgccgccggccggcCGCACCGTGGGCGTGCTGGGCAGCGGGGACTTCGCGCGCTCCTTGGCCGTGCGCCTGGTGAGCTCCGGCTTCAGGGTGGTGGTCGGCAGCCGCAACCCGAAGCGGAAGGCCAGCCtgttccctgctgcagcagaggtCACCTTCCAGGCCGAGGCCGTGAAGAAGGCGGATGTCATCTTCGTGGCGATTTTCAGGGAACACTACTCCACCCTCTGTGACCTGGCTGATGTGCTGGTGGGCAAGATCCTGGTGGATGTCAGCAACAACACGGAGATCAACCATCACAAAGAATCCAACGCGGAGTACTTGGCCTCCCTGTTCCCAGCCTGCACCGTGGTGAAGGCTTTTAATGTGGTTTCTGCCTGGACGCTGCAGTCGGGTGCCAGGGATGGAAATAAGCAG GTTCTGATCTGCTCAAATAACCAAGAAGCCAAGCGCACCATAGCAGAAATTGCTCAAATCATGGGATTCACCCCTGTGGACATGGGCTGCATGTCGTCAGCCTGCGAGATCGAGAACATTCCCCTGCGCCTCTTGCCAGCCTGGAAAATCCCCATCTTTTTGGCTCTGGggctttttctttgcttcttcaCCTACAACCTGATCCGGCAGGTCATCCACCCTTACATCAGGGAGCAGAAGAACAAGCTGTACAAGATCCCCATCGAGGTGGTCAACACCACGCTGCCGTGCGTGTCCTACGTCATGCTGTCTCTCGTCTACCTGCCCGGGGTGCTGGcagcctgctcccagctctACTACGGCACCAAGTACCGGCGCTTCCCAGACTGGCTGGACCAGTGGCTCCAGCACCGAAAGCAGATTGGTCTCCTCAGCTTCTTCTGCGCAGCCCTGCACGCCGtgtacagcctgtgcctgcccATGCGCCGCTCCCACCGGTACCTGTTGATCGAGACGGCCGTCAAGCAG GCTGTGGAGAAGAAGATGACAATCTGGGTAGAGGAGGAAGTCTGGAGGATGGAGATTTATATCTCTGTTGGAATAATTGCCCTGGGCTTGCTGTCGTTACTTGCCATCACTTCACTTCCATCCATCGCAAACTCTCTCAACTGGAGGGAATTCAGTTTCATTCAG tCCTCCCTAGGATTTATTGCCTTGGTGATCAGCACTCTGCACACGCTCACCTACGGCTGGTCGAGGGCCTTCGATGAGAACCAGTACAAATTCTACCTGCCCCCAACCTACACCCTCACCCTGCTCGTGCCATGCACTGTGATCATAGCCAAAGTCATCTTCAGTTTGCCCTGCATCCAGCACAGACTTCTGCGAatcaggaggggctgggagaaggGCAGATACGTCAAATTTGTTCTGCCCAGTGCAACGGGGGAATTCTCAAGTGGGGAGACCTCCAGTAATGTCTAA